The Synechocystis sp. PCC 7509 genome includes a window with the following:
- a CDS encoding DNA-binding protein, giving the protein MKQWYSSSELAGLPGLPLHRGNVTRKAVAEGWQFRQRNGQGGGP; this is encoded by the coding sequence ATGAAACAGTGGTACTCATCCTCAGAACTAGCCGGACTACCAGGGCTACCTTTACATAGAGGAAACGTCACGAGAAAAGCTGTGGCTGAAGGTTGGCAGTTTCGTCAGCGCAACGGTCAGGGCGGCGGCCCTTGA
- a CDS encoding SDR family oxidoreductase — protein sequence MGRIGQPAEVAQAVIFLCSDAASYMNGQPFAIAASRLASSNRQI from the coding sequence ATCGGTCGAATTGGTCAACCAGCAGAAGTTGCTCAAGCCGTTATTTTTCTTTGCTCTGATGCTGCCAGCTACATGAATGGACAACCCTTCGCGATCGCTGCTTCGCGGCTTGCATCGTCAAATCGTCAAATCTGA
- a CDS encoding prolyl oligopeptidase family serine peptidase, with protein sequence MFKTAKSRQKTLKFDLFGFRLSYQPLRRTALFAIALLFTTHFASACTESTAMMSTIAYPDTKRVDVALEHFGQAIADPYRWLENDVRNDKEVAAWVESQNKVTNAHLNTLLSRDIFKNRLKQLYNYERFSIPVKKGGRYFYLHNFGLQSQPVLYVRDSVDGAGRVLIDPNSWAEDGAIALAEWSASDNGKRVAYAVQDGGTDWRTIRVLDVNTGKVLNDEVKWARFTSIAWTKDGFGFFYTRYPEPKQGIESQASVANHAVYFHAIGTPQAQDRLVYTNPDQPNMLHTLSITEDGRYVAIVSTPISLGNTLTVVDLQSADWKPRKLIDNLDNSWLIAGNMGTKFFLMTTQDAPRSKVVMMDIAAADPAIRDVVPEQDSVLLNASLVGGRLLISYMADVKTEVRRYTLDGKADGMVKLPGIGTAGGFKGDQDDPETFFVFTSFNTPGAIYRYDVASNRLQVWTQPKVAIDLNRIAVEQHFYKSKDGTRVPMFIVRRKDVTATAPTLLYAYGGYGIPMLPDFSPALLGWVEQGGVYAVANIRGGSEYGKAWHEAGRRQNKQNVFDDFIAAGEYLKAEGITPQNGLAIQGASNGGLLIGAVVNQRPDLFAAALPGVGVMDMLRFDQFTSGKTWVDEFGSPAREADFRNLLNYSPYHNIQSGKAYPAILATTADTDDRVVPGHTFKYIAALQAADIGDKPHLARIETRAGHGAGKPTDKIIEETADMWAFAAHWTGLDVKPTN encoded by the coding sequence ATGTTCAAAACTGCAAAATCACGACAAAAAACACTGAAATTCGACCTCTTTGGATTTCGACTCTCATATCAACCACTGCGCCGCACCGCCCTTTTCGCGATCGCGCTGCTCTTTACTACCCACTTCGCCTCCGCCTGCACGGAGTCTACAGCAATGATGTCTACGATCGCCTATCCTGATACCAAGCGAGTCGATGTCGCCCTGGAACATTTTGGGCAGGCAATCGCTGACCCCTATCGCTGGCTGGAAAACGATGTCCGCAACGACAAGGAAGTCGCCGCCTGGGTCGAATCGCAGAACAAAGTCACCAATGCTCATCTCAATACGCTGCTGAGTCGAGATATCTTCAAGAACCGACTGAAGCAGTTGTACAACTATGAGCGGTTCTCTATTCCGGTCAAAAAGGGCGGACGGTATTTCTACCTCCATAATTTCGGACTTCAGAGCCAACCGGTTCTCTATGTCCGTGACAGTGTGGATGGCGCAGGGCGCGTACTGATCGATCCCAATAGTTGGGCAGAGGACGGGGCGATCGCACTTGCCGAGTGGTCAGCTTCCGACAACGGTAAGCGCGTGGCTTATGCGGTGCAGGATGGCGGCACAGACTGGCGCACGATTCGAGTGCTGGACGTAAACACGGGCAAGGTACTCAACGATGAGGTGAAATGGGCGAGATTCACCAGCATCGCATGGACTAAGGATGGGTTTGGCTTTTTCTACACCCGTTACCCTGAACCGAAGCAGGGCATCGAATCCCAAGCGAGCGTAGCCAACCATGCCGTCTATTTTCATGCGATCGGCACCCCCCAGGCGCAAGATCGACTGGTCTATACAAACCCGGATCAGCCGAATATGCTGCACACCTTGAGCATCACCGAAGACGGGCGTTACGTCGCGATCGTTTCCACACCCATTTCACTGGGCAACACACTGACCGTAGTGGATCTCCAGAGTGCTGATTGGAAGCCTCGCAAGCTGATCGATAATCTCGATAATTCATGGCTAATCGCTGGCAATATGGGGACAAAGTTCTTCCTCATGACTACTCAGGACGCGCCGCGCTCCAAGGTGGTGATGATGGACATCGCTGCCGCCGACCCAGCGATCCGGGATGTGGTGCCGGAACAGGATTCAGTTCTGCTCAATGCGTCGCTGGTCGGCGGACGGTTGCTGATCTCTTACATGGCTGACGTGAAGACGGAAGTTCGACGCTACACGCTCGATGGCAAGGCTGACGGTATGGTGAAGCTGCCTGGTATCGGCACCGCTGGCGGCTTTAAGGGCGACCAGGACGACCCAGAAACCTTCTTCGTCTTCACCAGCTTCAATACTCCAGGCGCGATCTATCGATATGATGTCGCCAGCAACAGGTTGCAGGTGTGGACACAACCCAAGGTAGCGATCGATCTCAATCGGATCGCGGTCGAACAGCATTTCTACAAGTCGAAGGATGGTACCCGTGTCCCGATGTTTATCGTCCGACGCAAGGATGTGACCGCGACCGCACCGACCCTGCTTTATGCCTATGGGGGCTATGGCATCCCCATGCTTCCCGATTTTTCGCCAGCGTTGTTGGGATGGGTCGAACAGGGCGGGGTGTACGCTGTCGCCAATATTCGCGGTGGCTCCGAATATGGCAAGGCATGGCACGAAGCGGGTCGTCGTCAGAACAAGCAGAACGTCTTCGATGATTTTATCGCAGCGGGCGAGTATCTGAAGGCGGAGGGCATCACACCCCAAAACGGCTTGGCGATTCAGGGCGCGTCGAATGGCGGACTCCTAATCGGCGCAGTGGTCAATCAGCGACCGGATCTGTTCGCCGCCGCGCTGCCTGGAGTCGGTGTCATGGACATGCTCCGCTTCGACCAGTTCACGAGTGGGAAAACATGGGTAGACGAGTTTGGGTCTCCGGCACGGGAAGCAGATTTCCGGAACCTCTTGAACTATTCGCCCTATCACAACATCCAGTCTGGCAAGGCATATCCCGCGATCCTTGCCACCACTGCCGACACGGACGATCGCGTGGTGCCGGGGCACACCTTCAAATATATCGCCGCACTCCAGGCGGCAGATATCGGTGACAAGCCCCACCTTGCCCGCATCGAGACGCGAGCGGGACATGGAGCGGGCAAGCCTACCGACAAGATCATTGAGGAAACGGCAGATATGTGGGCTTTTGCCGCTCACTGGACGGGGCTGGATGTAAAGCCAACAAACTGA
- a CDS encoding nuclear transport factor 2 family protein — translation MSENNKAILEEANAAIAEGNYEGFLSFCADDTHWTFVGDKTLKGKESVRQWMATTYVEPPKFMVANFIAEGDFVTALGDITMKDEDGKAADYSYCDIWRFRDGKIVELRAFVIKTGVKD, via the coding sequence ATGTCAGAGAACAATAAAGCAATTTTAGAAGAGGCAAACGCGGCGATCGCTGAGGGCAACTATGAAGGATTCTTGTCATTCTGCGCCGACGACACGCATTGGACGTTTGTAGGCGACAAGACCCTTAAAGGAAAAGAATCTGTTCGCCAATGGATGGCGACGACATACGTAGAGCCGCCAAAGTTTATGGTCGCTAACTTCATCGCCGAGGGTGATTTCGTCACGGCACTCGGCGACATCACAATGAAGGATGAAGACGGGAAGGCGGCTGATTACTCGTACTGTGATATCTGGCGTTTTCGCGACGGTAAGATTGTCGAATTAAGGGCTTTCGTCATCAAAACCGGGGTCAAGGATTAA
- a CDS encoding RidA family protein, with amino-acid sequence MNKPEFFVTPGYGERQLNGLHYSQAIKIGNRVETSGQGGVDDNLQTPESLADEIAQAFRNLERTLAAAGAGWEPVVHVNSYHVGGFPPEVNDVMVRLFRHYMPNHAPIWTEVGVAALALPTMRIEIRVTAIIP; translated from the coding sequence ATGAATAAACCCGAATTTTTTGTCACCCCCGGTTATGGGGAACGCCAGTTGAATGGATTGCATTACTCTCAGGCGATAAAAATTGGCAATCGAGTGGAGACATCAGGTCAAGGCGGGGTGGATGACAATCTGCAAACTCCCGAATCGCTTGCGGACGAGATTGCTCAGGCGTTTCGGAACTTAGAGCGAACCTTGGCAGCTGCCGGGGCGGGTTGGGAGCCTGTTGTCCATGTCAATTCTTACCATGTTGGCGGGTTTCCCCCGGAGGTTAACGATGTGATGGTCAGGCTATTTCGTCATTATATGCCCAACCATGCCCCAATTTGGACAGAGGTAGGAGTCGCGGCTCTTGCACTTCCAACGATGCGGATTGAAATCCGCGTTACTGCAATTATTCCGTGA